Proteins encoded together in one Marispirochaeta sp. window:
- a CDS encoding (2Fe-2S)-binding protein, translated as MTIEFFLNGMPVLVKSEPAARLLDVLRDNLALTGTKEGCGEGECGACSVFMNGKLVNSCLVPMGQVEGSRIDTIDGVRESDAGKVLSEAFAESHAVQCGFCTPGMLLASLTLLKTNPDPGEEEIRNALSGNICRCTGYDMIIDGVLLAAQRGKEQGVEW; from the coding sequence ATGACGATTGAGTTTTTTTTGAACGGTATGCCCGTACTGGTTAAATCCGAGCCTGCCGCCCGGCTTCTGGACGTATTGCGGGATAACCTGGCTTTGACTGGAACCAAAGAGGGCTGCGGCGAAGGAGAGTGCGGTGCCTGCAGTGTCTTTATGAACGGCAAGCTGGTTAACAGCTGCCTGGTCCCCATGGGACAGGTAGAAGGCTCCCGGATCGACACAATAGACGGAGTACGGGAGAGCGATGCCGGTAAAGTACTGAGCGAGGCCTTTGCTGAGTCCCACGCGGTGCAGTGCGGTTTCTGTACACCCGGTATGCTGCTGGCTTCTCTGACGCTTTTAAAAACCAATCCCGATCCTGGTGAAGAAGAGATCAGAAACGCTCTTTCCGGTAACATCTGCCGCTGCACTGGCTATGATATGATTATTGACGGCGTGCTGCTGGCCGCCCAGCGGGGAAAAGAACAGGGGGTCGAATGGTGA
- a CDS encoding pyridoxal-phosphate dependent enzyme codes for MISFSCACSLCGREYEFTPERMLCDECSSRQTPDQPLMGVLEFRPSGELPREWDSLYLLPVERAYFPAVPVGNTPLWEPELLRRDTGFPQLYLKDDSRNPTGSLKDRASYLVAAYAKREGIDRIVVASTGNAGSSMAGIGAAAGIKIKLFLPAAAPAAKLVQSLQYGADLERVDGTYDAAYDRSMAFISTEGGLSRNTAHNPLTIEGKKTVSLEIYRQLGGRVPDYVFVPTGDGVILSGVYRGFEDLVSLGLADRVPHCIAVQAEGSAAIYRALNAGIFGDPVGSATFADSISVDVPRGGLFALKRLQRHNGSAVTVTDEQILTAQRRLSSRSGLFAEPAAAAAWAGFEKMKDRIDPEATVVVLITGNGLKDIDAAKKGVDSL; via the coding sequence ATGATCAGTTTCAGCTGCGCCTGCAGCCTCTGCGGCAGGGAGTACGAATTTACCCCTGAACGGATGCTCTGCGACGAATGCTCTTCCAGGCAGACCCCGGACCAGCCATTGATGGGAGTGCTGGAGTTTCGTCCTTCCGGAGAGCTCCCCCGGGAATGGGACAGCCTGTACCTGCTTCCGGTGGAGCGGGCATATTTTCCAGCTGTACCGGTAGGGAACACACCGCTGTGGGAGCCTGAGCTTCTGCGCCGGGATACCGGTTTCCCGCAGCTCTATCTGAAGGACGACAGCCGGAACCCCACAGGATCTCTGAAAGACCGGGCCAGCTACCTGGTGGCGGCCTATGCTAAACGGGAGGGGATAGATCGGATTGTGGTAGCATCTACCGGGAACGCCGGCTCCTCCATGGCAGGGATCGGCGCCGCTGCGGGGATCAAGATAAAATTGTTTCTGCCTGCTGCGGCCCCTGCGGCCAAGCTGGTCCAGTCTCTGCAGTACGGAGCCGACCTGGAGCGGGTGGACGGCACCTATGATGCCGCCTACGACCGGTCAATGGCATTTATTTCCACGGAGGGGGGGCTCTCCCGCAACACCGCCCATAATCCCCTGACAATCGAAGGGAAAAAGACAGTCTCCCTGGAGATTTACCGCCAGCTGGGCGGCCGGGTACCGGATTACGTCTTTGTTCCCACCGGGGACGGGGTTATTTTAAGCGGGGTATACCGGGGTTTTGAGGACCTGGTCTCCCTTGGCTTGGCGGACCGGGTGCCCCATTGTATCGCTGTCCAGGCGGAGGGTTCAGCAGCGATATACCGTGCCCTGAATGCCGGTATTTTCGGGGATCCCGTGGGATCCGCTACCTTTGCGGATTCCATATCCGTGGACGTACCCCGGGGAGGACTTTTTGCCCTGAAAAGGCTGCAGCGCCACAATGGAAGCGCAGTTACGGTAACTGACGAACAGATTCTCACTGCCCAGAGGAGGCTTTCATCCCGTTCAGGACTCTTTGCCGAACCCGCGGCTGCCGCGGCCTGGGCCGGGTTTGAGAAGATGAAGGACCGGATTGATCCGGAGGCCACAGTGGTAGTGCTGATAACCGGAAACGGTCTCAAGGACATTGATGCCGCCAAAAAGGGGGTAGATTCTTTATGA
- the ssnA gene encoding putative aminohydrolase SsnA: protein MILFTNASLVEFDPPRVRHNEDVLVEGDSILQTGKGLDTSGVEKTIDVSGKLLFPGIVCSHTHFYSGLSRGIMANIGSTPDFVSILKNLWWRLDRALDKDSLRASGLICSLDAIRAGTTAVIDHHASPNCISGSLEVLKNAFEKTGLRAATCYEVTDRHGEKALQKGLDENIAFAGLIDEEKKAGTWSGLTEAHVGGHAPCTLPDSALERLAAACERAGRGFHVHLAEDAWDVSHSHITYGKDLVFRLDEYGLVTDKSILVHGVHLNPEEIGRINERGAFLVHNSRSNMNNGVGYNPHLPGLTNWALGTDGIGSDMFAEMQCAYFKHKDEKGPLWPGDFLSALAAGNRLLEKSFGRPFGRIDPGYAADLVLADYAAPTPLEPENIAGHMVFGMGSNIVETVMINGKIVMENRVFPGTDRNAVYREASAQAQRLWARINTIEA, encoded by the coding sequence ATGATCCTGTTTACCAACGCAAGCCTGGTGGAGTTTGATCCCCCCAGGGTCCGGCACAATGAAGATGTTCTGGTAGAAGGGGATTCCATTCTCCAGACAGGAAAGGGGCTTGATACATCAGGGGTCGAAAAGACCATTGATGTGTCGGGAAAACTGCTTTTCCCTGGGATTGTCTGTTCCCATACCCACTTTTACTCAGGGCTTTCCCGGGGCATTATGGCAAACATCGGGTCCACCCCGGATTTTGTTTCCATCCTGAAAAACCTCTGGTGGCGACTGGACCGGGCTCTGGATAAGGATAGCCTCCGTGCCTCGGGGCTCATCTGCTCTCTGGACGCTATCCGTGCCGGGACCACTGCGGTGATTGACCATCATGCGTCGCCGAACTGTATTTCAGGTTCCCTGGAGGTCCTGAAAAATGCCTTTGAAAAGACGGGCTTGCGGGCCGCGACCTGTTATGAGGTTACCGACCGTCACGGCGAAAAGGCCCTGCAGAAAGGGCTGGATGAGAACATCGCCTTTGCCGGGCTTATCGATGAAGAGAAAAAGGCCGGTACCTGGTCCGGGCTTACAGAGGCCCATGTCGGCGGGCACGCTCCCTGTACGCTTCCCGATTCTGCTTTGGAACGTCTGGCTGCTGCCTGCGAAAGGGCCGGCCGGGGTTTTCACGTGCATCTGGCGGAGGACGCCTGGGACGTCTCCCACTCGCATATAACCTACGGTAAGGACCTGGTTTTCCGGCTGGATGAGTACGGCCTGGTAACTGATAAAAGCATTCTGGTCCACGGGGTCCATTTGAATCCGGAAGAAATAGGTCGCATCAATGAACGGGGGGCTTTTCTGGTCCATAACTCCAGGTCAAACATGAATAACGGGGTGGGCTATAACCCCCATCTGCCTGGTTTAACTAACTGGGCCCTGGGGACCGACGGTATAGGTTCGGACATGTTTGCCGAGATGCAGTGCGCTTACTTTAAACACAAGGACGAAAAGGGCCCCCTCTGGCCCGGAGATTTTTTATCCGCCCTGGCAGCGGGAAACCGCCTGCTGGAAAAGAGCTTCGGGAGGCCCTTCGGGCGCATTGATCCGGGCTATGCGGCGGACCTGGTGCTGGCGGATTATGCCGCTCCCACCCCCCTTGAGCCGGAGAATATCGCAGGGCACATGGTATTCGGCATGGGATCGAACATTGTTGAGACTGTGATGATAAACGGGAAAATAGTTATGGAGAACCGGGTTTTCCCGGGTACCGACAGGAACGCGGTCTACCGCGAAGCCTCAGCCCAGGCGCAGCGGCTCTGGGCGCGGATAAACACAATCGAAGCATAA
- a CDS encoding YgeY family selenium metabolism-linked hydrolase: MSVKEMILKKAEDYRGETARILSDLVKIKSYSSAEKDVCLRIKEMCEEYGFDEVRIDGLGSVIARVGSGPKKLAIDAHIDTVEVGDPAQWQKDPFSGEISDGFVYGRGTSDQKGGAASMIAAGRILKDIGYTGEYSVYFTFTVMEEDCDGMCWKYLIEEEDFRPDFVVSTEPTSCNLYRGHRGRMEMVARLKGISAHGSAPERGESAAYKAARAALAMEQLNADLKPDEDNFLGKGTIVVSQIDVKGPSQCAVPDQAMLYLDRRLTWGEDKELAIAQVKEYMAKAVGEEESTVEVTMPRYGKRGWKDADYSQELYFPTWKIPEEHTIVQAGKRACETLWQRPPLIDKWTFSTNLVAVTGRHRIPAIGFGPGDENQAHAPNEKTRVEDLVICSAFYAMLPYALEELEGKGQA; the protein is encoded by the coding sequence ATGAGCGTAAAAGAGATGATTCTGAAAAAGGCTGAAGACTACCGCGGCGAGACAGCACGGATATTAAGCGACCTGGTTAAGATCAAATCCTACAGTTCCGCCGAAAAAGACGTCTGCCTGCGGATCAAGGAGATGTGCGAAGAGTACGGTTTTGACGAGGTACGCATCGACGGCCTTGGAAGTGTCATTGCCCGGGTTGGGTCGGGACCGAAGAAGCTGGCCATCGATGCTCACATCGACACTGTGGAAGTCGGTGACCCTGCACAGTGGCAAAAGGACCCCTTCTCCGGGGAGATCTCCGATGGCTTTGTCTACGGAAGGGGTACCTCGGACCAGAAGGGCGGAGCGGCTTCGATGATCGCCGCCGGCCGTATTCTCAAAGATATTGGCTATACCGGAGAATATTCGGTCTATTTTACCTTTACCGTTATGGAAGAGGACTGCGACGGCATGTGCTGGAAATACCTGATCGAGGAAGAGGATTTCCGGCCGGATTTTGTTGTCTCCACCGAACCGACCTCCTGCAATCTCTACCGCGGCCACCGCGGCCGTATGGAGATGGTCGCCCGTTTAAAGGGAATCTCCGCTCACGGTTCAGCCCCGGAACGGGGAGAGAGCGCCGCCTACAAGGCCGCCCGGGCTGCCCTTGCCATGGAACAGCTCAACGCTGACCTTAAACCGGACGAGGACAATTTTCTGGGCAAGGGGACCATTGTGGTCAGCCAGATCGACGTAAAAGGCCCCAGCCAGTGTGCGGTCCCTGACCAGGCTATGCTCTATCTTGACCGGCGCCTCACCTGGGGGGAAGACAAGGAACTGGCAATAGCCCAGGTAAAGGAGTACATGGCCAAAGCTGTCGGCGAAGAAGAATCAACAGTCGAGGTTACCATGCCCCGCTATGGGAAACGGGGCTGGAAGGATGCGGACTACAGTCAGGAACTCTATTTTCCTACCTGGAAAATTCCTGAAGAACACACAATAGTCCAGGCCGGAAAGCGGGCCTGCGAAACCCTCTGGCAGCGTCCGCCGCTGATTGACAAGTGGACCTTTTCCACCAACCTGGTTGCCGTTACCGGACGGCACAGGATTCCCGCCATCGGTTTCGGTCCGGGGGACGAAAACCAGGCCCACGCGCCGAACGAAAAAACCCGGGTCGAAGACCTGGTTATATGCTCCGCCTTTTACGCCATGCTGCCCTATGCCCTGGAAGAACTGGAAGGAAAAGGCCAGGCATGA
- a CDS encoding 8-oxoguanine deaminase, whose translation MILLKNCFYLVVSADDPGRSGLDVLIRENRIEAIGTGLSLPEDEKGRVIDASRHVVIPGLVNTHHHFYQTLTRNLPAVQNAKLFTWLVYLYEIWRCLDADAIYWSTALATAELLKTGCTLTTDHHYLYPKGIGADIMALQFKAAGDTGIRFSPTRGSMSLSKKDGGLPPDSVVQDEDQILIDSEEAIRKFHDSDSFAMRKIALAPCSPFSVSEQSMKDTAALARKYGVLLHTHLAETKDENNFCKRTLGRRPLKVMEDCDFVGPDVWFAHGIHFSDEELAVLKNTGCQIAHCPTSNMRLGSGICRVREMKELGINVALAVDGSASNDSSDMLGEIRNALFLQRVAHGADALTARDAFRMATENGARLLNFEKAGIIEEGGPADIALFDVHKLEYAGSLSDPLAALIFSGYNHGADYTIVNGHIAVGKGRLTGIDEEELTRKANAAAWRLYEKAGIV comes from the coding sequence ATGATTTTACTGAAGAACTGTTTTTACCTGGTTGTGTCGGCGGATGATCCGGGGAGATCCGGGCTTGATGTATTGATTCGAGAAAACCGGATAGAAGCGATCGGTACCGGTCTGTCCCTGCCAGAAGACGAAAAGGGGCGGGTCATCGATGCTTCGCGGCATGTGGTAATTCCCGGACTGGTGAATACCCATCACCATTTTTACCAGACCCTTACCAGAAACCTTCCGGCGGTGCAGAACGCAAAGCTTTTTACCTGGCTGGTCTATTTATACGAGATCTGGAGGTGTCTGGATGCGGATGCCATCTACTGGTCCACCGCTCTGGCTACGGCGGAACTGCTGAAGACCGGCTGCACCCTGACTACCGACCATCACTACCTTTATCCAAAGGGGATCGGGGCGGACATTATGGCTCTGCAGTTTAAGGCAGCAGGGGATACGGGTATTCGTTTTTCCCCTACCAGGGGTTCCATGAGTCTCTCCAAAAAAGATGGCGGTCTGCCTCCTGATTCGGTAGTCCAGGATGAGGATCAAATCCTTATTGATTCTGAAGAGGCGATTCGTAAATTTCATGATTCTGATTCCTTTGCTATGCGCAAAATTGCCCTGGCCCCCTGCAGCCCTTTCTCGGTTTCCGAGCAGTCCATGAAAGACACTGCTGCTTTGGCCAGAAAATACGGGGTGCTTCTGCATACCCACCTGGCAGAAACTAAGGACGAGAACAACTTCTGCAAGCGGACTCTGGGGCGGCGGCCCTTGAAGGTTATGGAGGACTGTGATTTTGTGGGACCCGATGTCTGGTTCGCCCATGGTATCCATTTTAGCGACGAGGAACTCGCGGTTCTGAAAAATACGGGCTGTCAGATTGCTCATTGCCCGACATCGAATATGCGCCTGGGGTCCGGGATCTGCCGGGTAAGAGAGATGAAGGAGCTGGGGATAAATGTAGCCCTGGCGGTGGACGGCTCTGCCTCCAACGACTCCTCCGACATGCTTGGGGAGATCAGGAATGCCCTTTTCCTGCAGCGGGTGGCCCATGGAGCCGATGCGCTAACGGCTCGAGATGCATTTAGAATGGCCACTGAGAACGGAGCAAGACTCCTGAATTTCGAAAAAGCTGGTATAATTGAAGAAGGCGGACCTGCGGATATTGCCCTCTTTGATGTTCATAAACTGGAGTACGCCGGTTCGTTATCAGACCCCCTGGCTGCTTTGATCTTTTCAGGCTACAACCACGGCGCAGATTATACCATAGTTAACGGACATATTGCGGTGGGGAAAGGACGCCTGACGGGTATCGACGAGGAGGAGTTAACCCGTAAAGCAAACGCGGCAGCTTGGAGGCTTTATGAAAAAGCGGGGATTGTGTAG
- a CDS encoding FAD binding domain-containing protein translates to MVSPTVKSLRPSRLKEALEFRAEHKALPFAGGTDLMVRFRGYSGTIPKLAAPVLFLDALEELKVIDIEENTLRIGAGITMAELLDFSGTPELIRRAVQLIAAPALRNRATLGGNICNASPAADSLPPLYVHKARVTLVSVNGERSLSIDEFLTGPGKTALKENEILLTIEVPLFLAAGRLYYRKVGTRKANALSKLSAAGYAFIDGGTVSEFRFALGAVAPTVIRLPESEVLVKGSKTKDLDSDEILKLAEGRIWPIDDQRSTADYRKQVALNTLKEFLEQLKTTVPEAI, encoded by the coding sequence ATGGTGAGCCCTACGGTTAAGAGCCTACGCCCCTCGCGGCTGAAGGAAGCCCTGGAGTTTCGGGCTGAACACAAAGCCCTGCCCTTTGCCGGGGGGACTGACCTGATGGTACGTTTCCGCGGTTACAGCGGGACTATTCCCAAACTGGCAGCCCCTGTTCTCTTTCTCGACGCTCTGGAGGAGCTAAAAGTCATCGATATTGAGGAGAATACCCTGCGGATTGGTGCGGGGATTACCATGGCGGAGCTGCTGGATTTTTCCGGGACACCGGAATTGATCCGCCGGGCCGTTCAGCTGATTGCGGCTCCCGCTCTGCGGAACCGGGCTACCCTGGGCGGCAACATCTGCAACGCCTCTCCCGCAGCCGACTCCCTTCCTCCCCTCTATGTACATAAAGCCCGGGTAACTCTTGTTTCCGTTAACGGGGAGAGGAGTCTTTCCATAGATGAGTTCTTGACCGGACCCGGAAAGACCGCTCTTAAGGAGAATGAAATTCTTCTTACCATAGAAGTGCCTCTGTTTTTGGCGGCAGGCCGGCTCTACTACCGCAAGGTGGGGACCAGGAAGGCCAACGCTCTTTCGAAACTCTCGGCTGCGGGCTATGCTTTTATTGACGGCGGAACAGTTTCTGAGTTCCGTTTTGCCCTGGGTGCTGTTGCTCCGACGGTAATACGGCTGCCGGAGTCTGAAGTCCTGGTAAAGGGATCAAAAACGAAGGATCTGGATTCCGACGAGATACTCAAACTGGCGGAAGGACGAATTTGGCCCATTGATGACCAGCGGTCTACTGCAGACTATAGAAAGCAGGTTGCTTTGAACACGTTAAAGGAATTTCTAGAACAACTGAAAACTACTGTTCCGGAGGCTATATGA
- a CDS encoding xanthine dehydrogenase family protein molybdopterin-binding subunit: MSAGISKPIPRIDGRMKAEGRARYIADYPHGDMLTARFFRAPFSRGVIRSLRLPELPEGYYAVDYRDVTGANHIALIKNDWPAFAEKEIRYKGQIILILAGPDPAVVDELLGKIEVDYEARTPAVSLDQGLACIGGPIYGRDNLYADLRIKKGDPDAAFSDAERIVEGEYSTGFQEQLYMEPQGLTAWTEEQGRKVVIKGSMQCPYYVKHSVEEVLGEGFSIQVVQTTTGGAFGGKEDYPEIMGAPLAVAAVKIGKPLRMIFDRFEDLSWTSKRHPSRTRIRTAHDEAGRIIGMDYDIIIDGGAYESYSLIVLQRAIFTSNGVYNFPNVRVRGRAVATSTVPSGAFRGFGAPQAIYALEMHMEKAAREFKVDPVDYRMPYVAAKGDPTITGGRIHEDVIMDRLIDKSLEISGFREKRERYRDEPWKGIGISLFNHGCGFTGDGEQRLIKAKARLRKNADDSVDILIANIDMGQGPQTTFPKIVASILELPLEQIHYENPDTDKVPNSGPTVASRTMMIVGYLVQNAARRMKQEWIPGKVQEIEESYILPPYVHWDQESLTGDAYPAFGWGVNVVEVQVDPVSWETRVIGAWGVYDVGVAIDERVVAGQIQGGMSQVLGHACLENLDVDSDGVFRQRTMADYIVPTSLDFPRTGACTVDNPYEYGPFGAKGVGEIVHDGGHAAFCAAVEQALGRECPSVPLTPEKLLEIMSNDD, encoded by the coding sequence ATGAGTGCAGGGATAAGCAAACCTATTCCCCGTATTGACGGCCGGATGAAGGCAGAAGGGAGGGCACGCTATATCGCTGATTACCCCCACGGTGATATGCTGACGGCCCGCTTTTTCCGGGCCCCCTTTTCCCGGGGAGTGATCCGATCGCTGCGGCTGCCTGAGCTGCCGGAGGGCTACTACGCGGTTGATTACCGGGACGTAACCGGGGCTAACCATATTGCCCTCATTAAAAACGACTGGCCCGCCTTCGCGGAGAAGGAGATCCGCTACAAGGGACAGATTATTCTGATTCTGGCTGGCCCGGACCCTGCTGTGGTGGACGAACTTTTGGGCAAAATCGAAGTGGATTACGAAGCCCGTACGCCTGCTGTCAGTCTGGACCAGGGACTTGCCTGCATCGGCGGGCCGATCTATGGCAGGGACAACCTCTACGCTGATCTGCGTATAAAAAAAGGCGACCCCGATGCTGCTTTTTCTGACGCTGAGCGGATCGTGGAAGGAGAATACTCCACAGGTTTTCAGGAACAACTCTACATGGAGCCCCAGGGACTGACGGCCTGGACGGAAGAGCAGGGCCGTAAGGTGGTGATCAAGGGCTCCATGCAGTGTCCTTATTATGTAAAACATTCAGTGGAGGAGGTCCTGGGAGAAGGTTTCAGTATCCAGGTTGTGCAGACAACCACCGGCGGAGCCTTCGGCGGCAAGGAAGATTACCCGGAGATTATGGGAGCCCCCCTGGCTGTAGCTGCGGTAAAGATTGGCAAACCTTTACGGATGATCTTTGACCGTTTTGAGGATCTTTCCTGGACTTCCAAACGACACCCCTCCCGCACCAGGATACGCACCGCCCACGACGAGGCAGGCCGTATTATCGGAATGGATTACGACATCATCATCGACGGTGGGGCCTACGAAAGCTACTCCCTGATCGTTCTGCAGCGGGCGATCTTTACCTCTAACGGGGTCTATAACTTTCCTAATGTGCGGGTCCGGGGCAGGGCTGTGGCCACATCGACAGTTCCTTCCGGTGCCTTTCGGGGCTTCGGTGCTCCGCAGGCCATCTATGCTCTGGAGATGCACATGGAAAAGGCCGCCCGGGAGTTCAAGGTCGATCCCGTGGATTACCGGATGCCCTATGTGGCCGCAAAGGGTGATCCGACCATCACCGGCGGCAGAATCCACGAAGACGTAATTATGGACCGGCTGATCGATAAATCCCTGGAGATTTCCGGCTTTCGGGAAAAACGGGAACGGTACCGGGATGAGCCGTGGAAGGGTATAGGTATCTCACTTTTTAATCACGGCTGCGGCTTTACCGGTGACGGTGAACAGCGCCTTATCAAGGCAAAGGCCCGCTTACGGAAAAATGCCGACGACAGCGTCGATATTCTGATAGCCAACATCGATATGGGGCAGGGGCCTCAAACCACCTTCCCCAAGATCGTGGCCAGTATTCTGGAACTCCCGTTGGAGCAGATTCATTACGAGAACCCCGATACGGATAAAGTCCCCAATTCCGGCCCCACTGTGGCCAGCCGGACCATGATGATCGTCGGCTACCTGGTTCAGAATGCTGCCCGAAGGATGAAACAGGAGTGGATTCCCGGAAAGGTCCAGGAGATTGAGGAGTCCTATATTCTGCCGCCGTATGTCCACTGGGATCAGGAGAGCCTGACCGGAGACGCTTACCCTGCCTTCGGTTGGGGAGTCAATGTAGTGGAGGTCCAGGTGGACCCTGTAAGCTGGGAGACCAGGGTAATCGGTGCCTGGGGTGTTTACGATGTGGGGGTTGCCATCGACGAGCGGGTTGTGGCCGGACAGATCCAGGGCGGAATGAGTCAGGTACTCGGTCATGCGTGTCTTGAGAACCTGGATGTCGACAGCGACGGGGTGTTTCGGCAGCGCACAATGGCGGACTATATAGTTCCCACCAGTCTGGATTTTCCCCGGACCGGGGCCTGTACGGTAGATAATCCCTATGAATATGGGCCCTTCGGTGCCAAGGGAGTGGGCGAGATTGTACACGACGGCGGACATGCCGCTTTCTGTGCTGCTGTAGAGCAGGCCCTGGGCAGAGAATGCCCGTCGGTACCCCTTACACCGGAAAAATTACTGGAGATAATGAGCAATGACGATTGA
- a CDS encoding pyridoxal-phosphate dependent enzyme, with amino-acid sequence MIDLTVHEAQIEKNAQLCARQGILLPTYQEMADPDTVSAEIKEELKGIGLNQVHSRNLYRVTWENEPLETGGTYAGVNYMELPSSLTGVKARIVGLVGKWFPTGAHKVGAAYSCLAPTLVTGQFDPEKNMAVWPSTGNYCRGGAYISRLLACKSVAILPEEMSQERFKWLKTMADETIATPGCESNVKEIFDKCAELNAERGDSIFIFNQFSEFGNHLWHHEVTGRAMEKVLKQVLRPGDRFAGTCVSSGSAGTTASGEYLKRVYPGAKLAVSEALQCPTLLSNGFGGHRIEGIGDKHVPWIHNLRNTDMVAAIDDEATMRLLRLFNEPLGKAYLKEMGVDPSTIAILNLMGISSICNMLTAVKFAKYYELNEDDVVMTVFTDSEAMYTSRLAELNAERGPYTRDNAVADFELLKATGTDALLELRYEDRKRIHNLKYYTWVEQQGKTYADINAQWYDRDYWENIYRAKGTLEDLILEFNERVRRYM; translated from the coding sequence ATGATTGATTTGACCGTACATGAGGCACAGATTGAAAAAAACGCACAGCTCTGTGCCCGGCAGGGGATTCTTCTGCCGACATACCAGGAGATGGCAGACCCCGATACTGTTTCGGCCGAAATCAAGGAGGAGCTAAAGGGCATCGGTCTGAACCAGGTCCACTCCCGGAACCTTTACCGTGTTACCTGGGAGAACGAGCCTCTTGAAACCGGAGGTACCTACGCCGGGGTAAACTACATGGAGCTCCCCTCATCATTAACCGGAGTAAAGGCCAGGATTGTCGGTCTTGTTGGCAAGTGGTTTCCCACAGGGGCCCACAAGGTGGGAGCGGCCTACAGCTGTCTGGCCCCGACCCTGGTAACCGGACAGTTTGATCCGGAAAAGAACATGGCGGTCTGGCCGTCCACAGGAAATTATTGCCGCGGAGGAGCGTACATCTCCCGGCTGCTGGCCTGTAAATCCGTGGCAATTCTGCCGGAGGAGATGTCCCAGGAACGTTTTAAGTGGCTTAAGACAATGGCAGATGAAACCATTGCCACTCCGGGCTGCGAAAGCAATGTAAAGGAGATTTTTGACAAGTGTGCAGAGCTGAATGCCGAACGGGGGGACAGCATTTTTATCTTTAACCAGTTCTCTGAATTCGGGAATCACCTGTGGCATCACGAGGTAACCGGCCGCGCCATGGAGAAGGTACTGAAGCAGGTTCTGAGGCCCGGAGACCGTTTTGCCGGTACCTGTGTCTCCTCCGGCTCCGCCGGCACCACCGCCTCCGGCGAGTATCTTAAACGGGTCTACCCCGGGGCAAAGCTTGCGGTAAGTGAAGCCCTGCAGTGTCCTACACTGCTTTCCAATGGTTTCGGCGGACACCGGATTGAGGGTATTGGAGATAAACATGTGCCCTGGATCCACAATCTCAGAAACACCGACATGGTAGCGGCTATCGATGACGAGGCCACAATGCGGCTATTGAGGCTCTTTAATGAACCCCTGGGCAAAGCCTATTTAAAGGAGATGGGAGTGGACCCATCTACGATAGCGATTCTAAATCTTATGGGGATCAGCAGTATCTGCAATATGCTGACAGCAGTCAAGTTTGCAAAATACTATGAACTGAATGAAGACGATGTGGTAATGACGGTTTTCACTGACTCCGAAGCCATGTACACCTCCCGGCTTGCCGAACTCAACGCCGAACGGGGACCCTACACCCGGGACAACGCTGTGGCGGACTTTGAGCTTCTTAAGGCAACCGGTACCGATGCGCTGTTGGAACTACGCTATGAGGATCGGAAACGCATTCATAATCTGAAGTACTACACCTGGGTCGAACAGCAGGGAAAAACCTATGCCGATATCAATGCCCAGTGGTATGACCGGGATTACTGGGAGAACATCTACCGGGCCAAAGGCACACTCGAGGATCTGATTCTGGAGTTTAATGAGCGGGTGCGGAGGTATATGTAG